In Pseudomonas hamedanensis, a single window of DNA contains:
- a CDS encoding polynucleotide adenylyltransferase PcnB: MLKKLFQSFRTPVRRTQHIRSTPEVLNSGQHSLQKTQFSRYAVNIVERLQGAGYQAYLVGGCVRDMLLGITPKDFDVATSATPEQVRAEFRNARIIGRRFKLVHIHFGREIIEVATFRANHPVNEDDEDSNQSSRNESGRILRDNVYGTLEEDAQRRDFTINALYYDPVSERILDYANGVHDIRNHLIRLIGDPKQRYQEDPVRMLRAVRFAAKLNFGIEKHTVQPIRELAPMLREIPSARLFEEVLKLFLSGHGAITFEMLVDLQLFAPLFPASAEALEYNPEYTHTLISEALTNTDLRIKQNKPVTPAFLFAALLWPALPARVLRLQERGMPPIPAMQEGAHELIAEQCQRIAIPKRFTMPIREIWDMQERLPRRSGKRADLLLDNPRFRAGYDFLLLRESAGEETDGLGEWWTDYQDANDSERRDMIRDLSGKGDDASGAPRKRRRSSGSKRKRAGAPSATGE, translated from the coding sequence ATGCTGAAGAAGCTGTTCCAGTCATTCCGAACTCCAGTGCGTCGTACGCAACACATCCGCAGCACCCCTGAAGTGCTCAACAGCGGCCAACATTCGCTGCAGAAAACGCAGTTCAGCCGCTATGCGGTGAACATCGTCGAACGCCTGCAAGGTGCCGGTTACCAGGCTTATCTGGTCGGCGGTTGCGTGCGTGACATGCTGCTGGGCATCACGCCCAAGGATTTCGACGTCGCCACCAGCGCCACCCCCGAGCAGGTCCGTGCCGAATTCCGCAACGCGCGGATCATTGGCCGCCGTTTCAAACTGGTGCATATCCATTTCGGTCGCGAGATCATTGAAGTCGCGACCTTCCGCGCCAATCACCCGGTCAACGAAGACGACGAAGACAGCAACCAGTCTTCGCGTAACGAAAGCGGGCGAATCCTGCGCGACAACGTTTACGGCACCCTGGAAGAAGACGCGCAACGCCGCGACTTCACCATCAACGCCCTGTATTACGATCCGGTCAGCGAGCGCATTCTTGACTACGCCAACGGCGTGCACGACATTCGCAATCACCTGATCCGTCTGATCGGCGACCCCAAACAGCGTTACCAGGAAGACCCGGTGCGCATGCTGCGGGCCGTGCGGTTTGCCGCCAAACTCAATTTCGGTATCGAAAAGCACACCGTGCAGCCGATCCGCGAGCTGGCACCGATGCTGCGCGAGATTCCGTCGGCGCGGCTGTTCGAAGAGGTGCTGAAGCTGTTCCTCTCCGGCCACGGCGCGATCACCTTTGAAATGCTGGTCGACCTGCAACTGTTCGCCCCGCTGTTCCCGGCCAGTGCCGAGGCGCTGGAATACAACCCGGAGTACACCCACACGCTGATCAGCGAAGCGCTGACCAACACCGATCTGCGCATCAAGCAGAACAAACCGGTGACCCCGGCGTTCCTGTTTGCCGCCCTGCTCTGGCCTGCGCTGCCGGCCCGCGTGTTGCGCTTGCAGGAACGTGGCATGCCGCCCATTCCGGCGATGCAGGAAGGCGCCCACGAACTGATCGCCGAACAGTGCCAGCGCATCGCGATTCCAAAACGCTTCACCATGCCGATCCGCGAGATCTGGGACATGCAGGAGCGCCTGCCACGCCGCAGCGGCAAACGCGCCGACCTGCTGCTGGACAATCCGCGTTTCCGGGCCGGTTACGACTTCTTGCTGCTGCGCGAGAGCGCGGGCGAGGAAACCGATGGCCTCGGCGAATGGTGGACGGACTATCAGGACGCCAACGACAGCGAGCGTCGCGACATGATCCGCGACCTCAGCGGCAAGGGTGACGATGCCAGTGGCGCGCCACGCAAACGTCGGCGCAGCAGCGGTTCCAAGCGCAAACGCGCCGGTGCGCCGAGCGCGACGGGCGAGTAA
- the folK gene encoding 2-amino-4-hydroxy-6-hydroxymethyldihydropteridine diphosphokinase codes for MERIYIGMGSNLAAPAEQLRSAVAALGQLPQTTLAGVSAFYQSDSLLPGQPRYTNAVAALDSSLAPIELLDALQAIENDQGRERLERWGPRTLDLDILLFGDRLIDEPRLKVPHYQMQERAFVLYPLAELAPQNLRLPDGRALPDLLAACPFVGLERLSQP; via the coding sequence ATGGAGCGTATCTACATCGGCATGGGCAGCAACCTCGCTGCCCCCGCCGAACAATTGCGCAGCGCCGTCGCGGCGCTGGGGCAATTGCCGCAAACCACCCTTGCCGGCGTTTCCGCTTTTTATCAAAGCGATTCCCTGCTGCCCGGTCAGCCGCGTTATACCAACGCAGTGGCCGCGCTCGACAGCTCGCTCGCACCGATTGAACTGCTCGATGCCTTGCAGGCGATCGAAAATGATCAGGGCCGCGAGCGTCTGGAGCGCTGGGGGCCGCGGACCCTGGATTTGGACATTCTGCTGTTCGGCGATCGCCTGATCGACGAGCCACGGTTGAAAGTCCCGCATTACCAGATGCAGGAGCGCGCGTTCGTGCTCTATCCCCTCGCCGAACTCGCCCCACAGAATTTGCGCTTGCCTGACGGCCGCGCCCTGCCCGACCTGCTGGCAGCCTGCCCGTTCGTCGGCCTGGAACGCCTCTCACAGCCCTGA
- the panB gene encoding 3-methyl-2-oxobutanoate hydroxymethyltransferase — protein sequence MPAITLTTLQSLKQKGEKITMLTCYDATFAHACNEAGVEVLLVGDSLGMVLQGHDSTLPVTTAEMAYHTACVKRGNTDALILADLPFMANATLEQTLSNSAMLMQAGAHMVKVEGALWLAESIRLLAERGVPVCAHMGLTPQAVNILGGYKVQGRNENQARQMRADAISLEQAGAAMLLLECVPSELAAEISQAVKIPVIGIGAGNATDGQVLVLHDMLGLSITGRVPKFVKNFMHGQDSIQSALKAYVNEVKATTFPGIEHGFSA from the coding sequence ATGCCAGCCATCACCCTGACCACGCTCCAGAGCCTCAAGCAGAAAGGTGAAAAGATCACCATGCTGACCTGCTATGACGCGACTTTCGCCCACGCCTGCAACGAGGCCGGAGTCGAAGTGCTGCTGGTCGGCGACTCCCTCGGCATGGTCCTGCAAGGTCACGACAGCACCCTGCCGGTGACCACCGCAGAAATGGCCTACCACACCGCCTGCGTCAAACGCGGCAACACCGACGCCCTGATCCTGGCCGACCTGCCGTTCATGGCCAACGCGACCCTCGAGCAAACCTTGAGCAACAGCGCCATGCTGATGCAGGCCGGCGCGCACATGGTCAAGGTCGAAGGTGCGTTGTGGCTGGCCGAGTCGATCCGCCTGCTGGCCGAACGCGGCGTGCCGGTCTGCGCGCACATGGGCCTGACACCGCAAGCGGTGAACATTCTGGGTGGCTATAAGGTGCAGGGCCGCAACGAGAATCAGGCGCGGCAGATGCGTGCCGACGCGATCTCGCTGGAACAGGCCGGCGCGGCGATGCTGTTGCTCGAATGCGTGCCCAGTGAACTGGCGGCAGAAATCAGCCAGGCCGTGAAGATTCCGGTGATCGGTATCGGCGCGGGTAATGCGACCGACGGCCAGGTACTGGTGCTGCACGACATGCTGGGCCTGTCGATCACCGGCCGCGTACCCAAATTCGTCAAGAACTTCATGCACGGTCAGGACAGTATCCAGTCCGCGCTGAAGGCCTACGTCAACGAAGTCAAAGCCACCACGTTCCCTGGCATCGAACACGGATTCTCCGCATGA
- the panC gene encoding pantoate--beta-alanine ligase: protein MNTVKTVRELRAAVARARSEGKRIGFVPTMGNLHSGHVALVTKATQRVDFVVASIFVNPLQFGAGEDLDKYPRTLAADQEKLLEAGCDLLFAPTVEEMYPDGMAGQTRVSVPQLSEGLCGASRPGHFEGVATVVSKLFNMVQPDLAIFGQKDYQQLAVIRALVHDLNMPIQIIGEPTVRAADGLALSSRNGFLSEDQRAVAPVVYRTLSNIAEAIKQGDRDYPTLISAQLQLLESAGLRPDYLEIRHGLTLRPATAEDRDLVILVAAFLGTTRLIDNLHLNLDSPI from the coding sequence ATGAACACCGTCAAAACCGTACGCGAACTGCGCGCCGCTGTAGCCCGCGCCCGCAGCGAAGGCAAACGCATCGGCTTTGTGCCGACCATGGGCAACCTGCACAGCGGCCATGTCGCACTGGTCACCAAGGCCACGCAACGGGTCGATTTCGTGGTCGCGAGCATTTTCGTCAACCCGCTGCAATTCGGTGCCGGCGAAGACCTCGACAAATACCCGCGCACCCTGGCGGCTGACCAGGAAAAACTCCTCGAAGCCGGTTGCGACCTGCTGTTTGCGCCGACCGTTGAAGAGATGTACCCGGACGGCATGGCCGGACAAACCCGGGTCAGCGTGCCGCAACTGTCCGAAGGCTTGTGCGGCGCCAGCCGTCCGGGGCACTTCGAAGGGGTCGCGACGGTGGTCAGCAAACTGTTCAACATGGTCCAGCCGGACCTGGCGATCTTCGGCCAGAAGGATTATCAGCAACTGGCGGTAATCCGTGCGCTGGTGCATGACCTCAACATGCCGATCCAGATCATCGGCGAGCCCACCGTGCGGGCGGCCGACGGTCTGGCACTGTCGTCGCGTAACGGTTTCCTCAGCGAGGACCAGCGCGCGGTCGCACCGGTGGTCTATCGCACGCTGAGCAATATTGCCGAAGCGATCAAACAAGGTGATCGCGATTACCCGACGCTGATCAGCGCGCAGTTGCAACTGCTGGAATCGGCAGGCCTGCGTCCGGATTACCTGGAAATTCGCCATGGCCTGACGTTGCGTCCGGCGACCGCGGAGGATCGCGACCTGGTGATTCTGGTGGCGGCATTCCTCGGCACCACTCGGCTGATCGACAACCTGCATCTGAACCTCGATAGCCCGATCTGA